The DNA sequence AGTATCTCCATTGCCTGAAGTTAGAAAGGTTATTGAATATGCTTTAACTGAGATGCCCGCCTCTAAAATTATGATGGGGCAAAATTTGTATGGATATGATTGGACTCTTCCTTTTGTTCCTGGAAGTGTTGCAAGAGCAATCAGTCCGCAAGAAGCTATTTTATTGGCTGCAGAAAACAATGTGCCTATAAGCTATGATACAACAGCTCAGGCTCCACATTTTGATTATACCGATGCAAATGGAAGACGCCATACAGTATGGTTTGAGGATGCCCGTTCAATTCAAGCAAAATTTAACCTTGTAAAAGAATTGAACCTTAGAGGTGTAAGTTATTGGAAGCTCGGAATTTCATTCCCACAAAATTGGCTACTTATTGAGAATAATTTTGATGTAGTAAAACGATAATTAAACAAGTTAACCTAATTAAAAATAGCTACCTGACTATATCTCGGTAGCTATTTTTGCATAAATTATTAATTTTTATGAATATCACAGAACAACCTTTTTAAGTATTTCCATTTCAACTTCATTTACCTTGCTCTCAAGTTCTGCAACTTCCTTTGAAAGCTTTTCTACAAATTCCTCATCCTTTATCGATGCAAGGTTTATTTTTACATTTAATAGTGCTGATAAAACTGCCGTTCTTGCCATCATACAGGATACTGCACCATCTGTTACTGCATTCTTGTTTCCCTTTACAACAACTACATCCGCAAGTTCGAATATCCTGAACGCATCCTTTGCAGCTTCAAGAGGAACAAGTGCAGCTTCCTTTAGAGCACTTTGGATAGCATTCTTTCTTGCTTCCTTTTCTTCGTCAGTTTCCTTAGGCATTTTAAACGCATCCATAACTTTATCGAATGCCTTACAGTCCCT is a window from the Caloramator mitchellensis genome containing:
- a CDS encoding cyclodeaminase/cyclohydrolase family protein, with protein sequence MLIEKTVRGFVEETASSAPVPGGGSVAALSGSIAAALSEMVANLTVGKKGYEEVQDEMKTIIEKAKALREKLLEDIDRDCKAFDKVMDAFKMPKETDEEKEARKNAIQSALKEAALVPLEAAKDAFRIFELADVVVVKGNKNAVTDGAVSCMMARTAVLSALLNVKINLASIKDEEFVEKLSKEVAELESKVNEVEMEILKKVVL